A genomic region of Syntrophorhabdaceae bacterium contains the following coding sequences:
- a CDS encoding MmgE/PrpD family protein, producing the protein MEVERRLAEFVTLTGYEALPRITVDFTKNLILGVVGTTVAGATQPDADPMVKLVREWGGKEEATIFVHGGRVPAYNAAFVNSIMARALDYEDGMPPGVHIGASVIPTAFAAVELAGGCSGKEFITAVTLGSEVTARLALCSLFDGFDPTGIASVIGAAAAAGRIMGLSPAQMHNALALAFNRSGGSFQSNIDGVFAVTAIQGFASQNAIICAQLAQRGITGPPNFIDGIYGYLHLYGKDRFTPEDLTGDLGKTFLFHNSLCKKYPSCGCTLSSTHAALELVKEHGFQPEDVTRVEVRQTPYCHKLVGHHFKIGDNPRVNAQFSVRYCVANAILRRASQLEHFEESSIRDPKIMELVERITIIPDTGLEEPGVECTLGSDVTIFTRGNEVYEKLVKAAPGMPENPLTNEEHLEHFQDCMNYARKPLSAGNRDRVVSVIGKLEDAEDVRNLISLLI; encoded by the coding sequence ATGGAGGTTGAAAGAAGGCTCGCTGAATTTGTGACGCTTACGGGATATGAGGCCCTGCCCCGTATTACAGTCGACTTCACAAAGAATCTTATCCTGGGCGTAGTGGGGACGACTGTTGCAGGAGCGACCCAGCCGGATGCAGACCCGATGGTGAAACTGGTTCGGGAGTGGGGCGGGAAAGAGGAGGCCACGATCTTTGTGCATGGCGGCAGGGTGCCGGCCTACAACGCAGCGTTTGTTAACAGCATTATGGCACGGGCGCTGGACTATGAAGACGGTATGCCTCCGGGGGTACATATCGGCGCATCGGTAATCCCCACGGCCTTTGCAGCCGTCGAGCTCGCAGGGGGCTGCAGCGGTAAAGAGTTCATAACCGCCGTTACCCTCGGTTCGGAGGTAACCGCGAGGCTCGCCTTGTGTTCCCTTTTCGACGGCTTCGATCCGACCGGGATCGCCAGCGTCATCGGGGCTGCGGCGGCCGCGGGCCGGATCATGGGCTTGAGCCCGGCACAGATGCACAATGCCCTGGCCCTCGCCTTTAACAGATCCGGAGGGAGTTTCCAGTCCAACATAGACGGTGTATTCGCCGTGACGGCAATACAGGGTTTTGCTTCACAGAACGCAATTATCTGTGCACAGTTGGCGCAGAGAGGCATTACCGGCCCGCCGAACTTCATTGACGGCATCTACGGGTACCTTCACCTCTACGGGAAGGACAGATTCACGCCTGAGGATTTGACCGGGGATCTGGGCAAAACGTTCTTATTCCATAACAGTTTGTGCAAAAAATATCCGAGCTGCGGCTGCACGTTAAGCAGTACACACGCCGCGCTTGAGCTTGTGAAGGAGCATGGTTTTCAACCGGAGGACGTAACACGCGTAGAAGTAAGGCAGACACCTTATTGTCATAAGCTTGTAGGTCATCACTTCAAGATTGGCGACAACCCAAGGGTAAATGCCCAGTTCAGCGTCCGGTATTGCGTAGCCAATGCAATTCTCCGGAGGGCCTCACAACTTGAACATTTCGAGGAATCATCTATCAGGGACCCGAAGATCATGGAGCTTGTGGAGCGAATTACAATTATTCCTGACACCGGTCTGGAGGAACCGGGAGTAGAATGTACCCTCGGATCTGACGTAACAATATTTACCAGGGGTAATGAAGTATACGAGAAGCTGGTAAAGGCTGCCCCCGGCATGCCCGAAAACCCATTGACCAATGAAGAACACCTTGAGCATTTTCAGGATTGCATGAATTATGCACGCAAACCCCTGTCAGCCGGGAACAGGGACCGGGTTGTTTCAGTCATCGGCAAACTTGAGGATGCTGAGGATGTACGTAACTTGATTTCATTATTAATCTAA
- a CDS encoding TRAP transporter substrate-binding protein — protein MRTKIIKMLVCTLVLALMAGFSNGVQAASSPKPVELRVASFLPEMDHQNVTARKIFGEIEKQTKGKVRFTYYYAETLVKAKEAYEATAKGRCDIFNGIVPAYTPGRFPLTSLVDLAPNIPYGEDASVAFWEFFNKYLQDEFKDIKILAVFVQVPQHIHARVPIKTFSDIKGKQIRIYGAGKEMVEAWGGTPVFVSMSETYLSLQRGVVDGMLGPFNQMKPNRMSEVTSHHTIIGCLASPFLVGMNLDKFKALPPDVQKALDQMGESASRQYGKSWDDDELANIEFLKKEGGHQFIILPPKDLAQWRKKAESINDKYIAGLESKGVPAKKIYAEKMKIWTKYLSKEKPWAQILKK, from the coding sequence ATGAGAACTAAGATAATAAAAATGCTGGTATGCACCTTGGTACTTGCCCTGATGGCGGGTTTTTCAAATGGAGTACAGGCCGCCTCAAGCCCTAAACCCGTAGAGTTGCGGGTGGCCAGTTTTCTTCCAGAGATGGATCATCAAAATGTAACAGCGAGGAAGATATTCGGAGAAATTGAAAAACAAACTAAAGGGAAAGTTCGTTTTACTTATTATTATGCAGAAACCCTTGTCAAGGCGAAGGAAGCCTATGAAGCGACAGCCAAAGGCCGCTGTGACATCTTTAATGGGATTGTACCGGCCTATACCCCGGGAAGATTCCCCTTAACATCCCTTGTAGACCTGGCTCCCAATATCCCATACGGCGAAGATGCCTCTGTGGCCTTTTGGGAGTTTTTTAACAAGTACCTGCAAGATGAATTTAAGGACATAAAAATACTCGCAGTATTCGTCCAGGTTCCACAGCATATCCATGCCCGGGTACCTATTAAGACTTTTTCTGACATAAAGGGTAAGCAAATTAGGATATATGGTGCTGGTAAGGAAATGGTGGAGGCATGGGGAGGCACGCCTGTTTTTGTCAGTATGTCGGAAACCTATCTGTCCTTACAAAGAGGTGTAGTTGACGGTATGCTGGGTCCGTTTAATCAGATGAAGCCCAACAGGATGTCGGAAGTAACATCCCATCATACCATTATAGGGTGCCTGGCGTCGCCATTTTTAGTAGGAATGAACCTTGATAAGTTTAAGGCTCTTCCACCGGACGTACAAAAGGCCCTGGATCAGATGGGTGAATCGGCATCCCGGCAATATGGAAAGAGTTGGGATGACGATGAGCTTGCTAATATAGAGTTTTTAAAGAAAGAGGGTGGCCACCAATTTATTATACTCCCACCCAAAGATTTGGCTCAGTGGAGAAAAAAGGCAGAGTCCATAAACGACAAATACATAGCAGGATTGGAATCGAAAGGTGTGCCTGCAAAGAAGATCTATGCCGAGAAAATGAAGATATGGACAAAATACCTTTCCAAAGAAAAACCATGGGCGCAGATACTGAAGAAGTGA
- a CDS encoding TRAP transporter small permease subunit, producing MTTEHMSSPNNILVKSVLSAVRFIKWLPLISMLIMTFLITAHVFMRFLFQKPILGVPEMTEFLNVILICGALLYTHLEGGHLEVSFITERFPERVQIITGACINFISMILCFLMSWQSFSIAQEMRKSGELSDTLGVPIYPFIYYIALCCAAWGVLIATKMHLNRTPKNGGIE from the coding sequence ATGACTACGGAACACATGAGTTCTCCGAATAATATTCTTGTGAAAAGCGTTTTATCGGCAGTTCGATTTATCAAATGGCTGCCTTTGATCTCAATGTTAATAATGACATTTTTGATCACGGCGCATGTTTTTATGCGTTTTTTATTTCAGAAACCAATTCTGGGTGTCCCTGAGATGACCGAGTTTTTAAATGTCATATTGATATGTGGCGCATTGCTTTACACCCATTTGGAAGGTGGGCATTTGGAGGTAAGTTTTATCACAGAACGCTTCCCGGAGAGAGTGCAAATAATCACTGGCGCTTGTATCAACTTTATTTCAATGATCCTGTGTTTTTTGATGTCCTGGCAAAGTTTTAGTATTGCGCAGGAAATGAGAAAAAGCGGGGAGTTATCGGATACCCTTGGGGTACCTATATATCCTTTTATCTATTATATAGCCCTCTGTTGTGCAGCATGGGGTGTATTGATTGCGACCAAAATGCATCTCAATCGAACACCTAAAAACGGGGGGATAGAATGA
- a CDS encoding TRAP transporter large permease, producing the protein MSTYTIGTAGILLFLGLILLGRMKIGLAMTLVGFVGYSVIVTPEAGLNLLGRRVYSTISDYGLAVVPLFILMGELNFYSGLSSKLYDAAYKLCGKVPGGLAISTVFGCSFFAAICGSGPATAAAMGTVALPEMKKYKYDQKFATGCVASGGTLGILIPPSLSFILYGIMAEQSIGKLFIAGILPGILLAILFCGYIYCYAKCNPVKVPTITYTIAFKEKIMSIFKIWDSILLLVFVLGGLYFGLFTPTEAGALGVFGSLVIAIMTKSFTFARLIGALEDTLKLSGMIFIIIIGAIIFSNFLAVTKISMAMGDLATRLNPYMLLAFISFAAFIAGCIMDAPGMIALLVPVFLPAVVKAGFDPIWFGVLITLLAQMGLVSPPVGLNVYAVAGITRDVKLNEIFAGVMPFIVAMVICMIVIIIFPQVASFLPNRMK; encoded by the coding sequence ATGAGTACTTATACGATAGGTACGGCGGGTATATTATTGTTTCTTGGTTTAATTTTGTTAGGTCGGATGAAGATTGGTCTGGCCATGACTCTTGTAGGTTTTGTGGGTTATAGCGTGATAGTAACACCAGAAGCCGGTTTAAATCTCCTGGGAAGACGGGTGTATTCTACAATTTCCGACTATGGGCTGGCAGTTGTGCCTTTGTTCATACTTATGGGAGAGCTTAATTTCTATTCAGGACTGAGTTCGAAGCTTTATGATGCAGCCTATAAGCTTTGCGGAAAAGTTCCGGGCGGCCTGGCTATTTCAACTGTTTTTGGCTGTTCTTTTTTTGCGGCTATCTGTGGCTCAGGTCCGGCTACTGCGGCGGCGATGGGTACAGTTGCTCTGCCGGAGATGAAGAAATACAAATATGATCAAAAGTTCGCTACAGGTTGTGTCGCTTCCGGGGGCACACTGGGGATCCTGATCCCTCCCAGTTTGAGTTTCATTTTGTATGGAATAATGGCGGAGCAATCTATCGGGAAACTATTCATTGCCGGGATTTTACCCGGAATATTACTCGCAATCTTATTTTGTGGATATATTTATTGTTATGCTAAATGTAATCCCGTCAAAGTCCCCACGATTACCTATACAATTGCTTTCAAAGAAAAGATTATGTCCATTTTCAAGATATGGGACTCCATATTATTACTTGTATTTGTGCTTGGAGGCCTCTACTTTGGTCTTTTTACCCCTACAGAGGCCGGGGCATTGGGGGTCTTTGGTTCCCTGGTCATTGCAATAATGACAAAAAGTTTTACATTTGCCCGTCTTATTGGTGCATTGGAAGATACCCTTAAGCTTTCAGGCATGATCTTTATCATTATCATTGGAGCCATAATTTTCAGCAACTTTTTGGCTGTAACCAAGATATCAATGGCAATGGGAGACCTGGCGACCCGACTCAATCCTTATATGCTGTTGGCATTTATTTCGTTCGCAGCCTTTATAGCCGGATGTATCATGGATGCTCCAGGAATGATCGCGCTTCTGGTACCGGTTTTTTTGCCTGCAGTTGTAAAGGCAGGATTTGATCCAATATGGTTTGGAGTATTAATTACCCTGCTTGCTCAGATGGGATTAGTGAGCCCTCCGGTTGGTTTGAATGTTTATGCCGTAGCAGGTATTACCAGGGATGTAAAATTAAATGAAATATTTGCAGGCGTGATGCCATTTATTGTGGCTATGGTAATATGCATGATAGTCATAATTATTTTCCCGCAAGTTGCATCATTTCTGCCTAATCGAATGAAATAG
- a CDS encoding lactate utilization protein, with product MDISIPKEIALTLKSLKANDFDAHLAETGSEAKEIMLELIPRNAIVGVADSVTLRQIDVLEALAQRGNEIINPFVPEMTAGIKNDPAKRREFIGMMRKTFGADVFITGSNTVTTDGNIVNIDRNGNRVAGIIFAAPRVILVIGRNKIVKDVSAAVDRIKNVLAPEHARQKGYKTPCAEKGKCYDCDSRDRLCNITVILEKKPLNTDLSIVLINEDLGLGWDPEWDESRIAKIIDNYYKYSWPF from the coding sequence ATGGATATATCTATACCAAAAGAAATAGCCCTCACCCTGAAGTCCCTTAAAGCTAACGATTTTGATGCACACCTTGCAGAGACCGGGTCAGAAGCTAAAGAAATAATGCTTGAATTAATACCGCGGAATGCCATAGTAGGCGTTGCCGATTCGGTAACTCTGCGGCAAATAGATGTCCTCGAGGCGCTGGCGCAAAGAGGCAATGAGATCATAAATCCTTTTGTGCCGGAGATGACCGCGGGGATAAAAAATGACCCGGCCAAACGCAGGGAGTTTATAGGCATGATGAGAAAGACCTTCGGGGCCGATGTCTTCATTACCGGCAGCAATACTGTTACAACGGATGGGAACATTGTCAACATAGACCGTAATGGCAATAGGGTTGCCGGTATAATCTTTGCGGCGCCCAGAGTCATCCTGGTTATTGGCAGAAATAAGATTGTAAAGGATGTGAGTGCGGCTGTCGATCGCATCAAGAACGTTCTGGCGCCGGAACATGCGAGACAAAAAGGATATAAGACGCCATGTGCTGAAAAGGGTAAGTGCTATGATTGTGACAGTCGGGACAGACTGTGCAACATTACCGTTATTCTGGAAAAGAAACCCCTGAACACCGACCTTTCCATAGTCCTTATCAACGAGGACCTCGGATTAGGTTGGGACCCGGAATGGGATGAGTCGCGCATTGCCAAAATTATAGATAATTATTACAAATACAGCTGGCCTTTTTAA
- a CDS encoding helix-turn-helix domain-containing protein → MDKLYTIKETLGILKISKANLYRLIARGYISPVKLVGRTLFTESELDRFIEKLKKGSSL, encoded by the coding sequence ATGGACAAACTTTATACTATCAAGGAGACATTGGGGATATTGAAGATCTCAAAAGCCAATCTTTATAGATTGATTGCCAGGGGATATATATCGCCCGTTAAGCTTGTAGGCAGGACGTTATTCACGGAGTCTGAGTTAGACAGGTTTATCGAAAAACTGAAGAAAGGATCGAGCTTGTGA